The following is a genomic window from Bacteroidia bacterium.
AGCGTTCAACTCGACGCGCACACCGACGACAGAGGCACGGAGGATTACAACATTGCGCTTTCGCGAAGGCGGGGAGCGGCCGTGAGTGCTGTTCTCAAGTCCAGCGGCGTACCCCTGGACGCCATTCGCATCAATGCCTACGGCAAAAGCCGTCCCGTGAATCAGAACGAATCGGACGAAGCCCGATCCCTCAACCGTCGCGTCGAGCTTCGCATCGAACGCCTGTAGAGATGTCGCATGCAACGTCTCAATACTTCCGTTGCATGCACCAACTCTCGACGGACGTTGCATGCAACGTCTCTCCATGATGGCCGATGATGGGCGGGTAGGGCAACGATTTTGCTCTTTACTTCGTTGCCGGACATCGCTACATTACGGGCATCCCGGAACGCTCCCGTCCGCATGCGTAACTTTCATTTTTCTGGCCACGTAACATCGCAGTGCTGTCGGGTGTCATTCCTTTTTGTTCCCGGCGGATACTTTCAGCATACACACGGCGGGCGCCATGGTTCACAAGCGTATTCATCCTGTCATCGTTCAGGTCCTGCGGCTGGTACCGTTGCTGCTGTTGTGTACCTGCGGCGCGCATGCCCAATACAGACTGAAACTTTCCTCGCCCGATTTTACCCGTTACCCGCTTATTGAGCTGCCCTTCGAGATCATTGACAACACTTCCGCTATCGATACGATTCGGGCGGACGCGATTCGCGTTTTTGAAAACGGCAAAGAAATGCAACCCGTGCAGGTCGAATGCGGTGGATATACGGTGGCCCAGAAAATCCATTTCATGTTTCTGATGGATGTGAGCTACAGTATGGCATTCCGTGAGGGCTCGAGCGAAAAAGATCCGGACAGCGTGAAGTGGCGCACCGCCAAGCGCGTGTTCAACGACGCGTATCGCTCGCTGCGCGATACCGACGAAGCGGCCCTGGCGAGTTTCGCCGCGGATTTCGATGTCGAACAGTTCTTTACCACCGATAAAAAAGCCCTCACCGACGCGACCATGGGCATGGCGTTGCGAAGCGGAACAGCCATTTACGACGCGGTGGTCAATGCCGTCTCGCTGCTCGAGCAGCGCGAAGGCAAACGCGTGATCATTCTTCTCACGGATGGTGTGGACAACTGGTCGCAAAGCACCTTGCGCCAGGCCGTGAATATGGCCTGGGGTCGCGGGATTCCGGTGCATGTCATAGGTTTGGGGTTTTACGTGGATCAGACCGACCCCTTTCGGGTGGACAAGGATACACTGCAGGCCATCGCGGACGGGACGGGCGGGAAAGCCTATTTTACCGCCAAGTCCGAAGAGCTGGCGGAAATTTTCGAACGCATTATCAAAAGCATTTATACCGTGTCCTGTGTCGCGCGCTACACCTCGCCGGATACGTGCAGCGACGGGGCCGCACGCGTCGTGTCGGTACAGGCGACGGTGAAGGGAAGCACCCTGATCGAACAGGTGGTGTACACCTTGCCGGATCTGCGCTCACGTTTGCGCCTGCACGCTGCGTTTCCTTCCGAAGCCACCCATGAGCAGGTGTACAGTATACCATTGCTCGCCGAGGGAGAAATCCGTCCCGGCCAACAATTGCATGCGGATTTTACCTTTCGCTATGACCCGGCGCATCTCGAATTCCGCGGCCTCGATGCAACACCCGCATTGCTGAACCCCGCCGATGTAACGGTGAATGAAAACCCGCCGGGTGAACTTCACTTCTCGGTGGCCGGAGCGATGCCCGTTTCCGGTCTTCCCTACGGGAGCCCGCAGGCATTGTTCACGATGAACTTTTATGTGCCGCGTCATGACACTATCGCCACCACCTCGATGAGCCTCGCGGTGGGGGGGATGTATCAGAACTGTACCATCCTCGGCACGGGCAGCAGCCAGAGCATACGTGT
Proteins encoded in this region:
- a CDS encoding VWA domain-containing protein; translation: MVHKRIHPVIVQVLRLVPLLLLCTCGAHAQYRLKLSSPDFTRYPLIELPFEIIDNTSAIDTIRADAIRVFENGKEMQPVQVECGGYTVAQKIHFMFLMDVSYSMAFREGSSEKDPDSVKWRTAKRVFNDAYRSLRDTDEAALASFAADFDVEQFFTTDKKALTDATMGMALRSGTAIYDAVVNAVSLLEQREGKRVIILLTDGVDNWSQSTLRQAVNMAWGRGIPVHVIGLGFYVDQTDPFRVDKDTLQAIADGTGGKAYFTAKSEELAEIFERIIKSIYTVSCVARYTSPDTCSDGAARVVSVQATVKGSTLIEQVVYTLPDLRSRLRLHAAFPSEATHEQVYSIPLLAEGEIRPGQQLHADFTFRYDPAHLEFRGLDATPALLNPADVTVNENPPGELHFSVAGAMPVSGLPYGSPQALFTMNFYVPRHDTIATTSMSLAVGGMYQNCTILGTGSSQSIRVQGCPAELSIVLDTTVIALPGSDFYLPVYLKTDLDPRQSVHTVFTIVHGPEIEYLGYSLKGTILEGADITLTQDAGLLSFEAYSAMPALRSGVLLYLRLRAAKLKEAGRADFTLLVSRFTQQSLETSSFVCNPPIRISGADVWIDGICAPLVRRKAITVLQSVYPQPITSADAAVGIDFSSYGVGAVSLRVVDASGKTVSIITDGMLPDGKHSVLWHTGALPPGMYFIVLRQDDAADSRKILIQR